A genomic segment from bacterium encodes:
- a CDS encoding ThiF family adenylyltransferase has protein sequence MNRYSRQELFPGIGKEGQSKLRAANVTIVGCGALGSLQAEVLCRAGIGSIHIIDRDFVEHSNLQRQALFTEEDVKNLVPKAVAARNQLQRINQDVLVKTDVSDLSPDNIDLLSGANLILDGTDNFSTRYLINDFAWKNQIPWIYGACVSSSGVACAFIPDSFPCLRCLFENEPPPGTAPTCDTAGIIWPAVGTVVGYQIAAAFKILTGAEQLPEILQLDVWDNEYRTVSLEKAKRSNCATCGLREFPSLAQSSGFDTSLCGRDAVQIKPAQKAHLDLQEIHDRWSRTGECIMNPFLVKLVLPENEIVLFPDGRAIIKGTVDIARARDLYAKYVGS, from the coding sequence ATGAATCGTTATTCCCGACAGGAGCTTTTTCCCGGCATTGGCAAGGAAGGGCAGAGCAAGTTGCGCGCTGCAAATGTAACCATCGTTGGATGTGGCGCGCTCGGTTCGCTTCAAGCGGAAGTTTTATGCAGGGCAGGGATCGGAAGCATTCACATTATCGATCGTGACTTTGTGGAACACTCGAATCTGCAACGCCAGGCGCTTTTTACGGAGGAGGATGTAAAGAACCTGGTCCCCAAAGCGGTGGCCGCGCGAAATCAGCTGCAAAGAATCAATCAGGATGTGCTGGTGAAAACTGATGTTTCCGATCTGAGTCCGGACAATATCGATTTGCTCTCTGGAGCAAATCTGATTCTGGACGGCACCGATAATTTTTCGACGCGATACCTGATCAATGATTTTGCGTGGAAGAATCAAATTCCGTGGATCTATGGCGCTTGTGTGAGCTCCAGCGGAGTTGCGTGCGCGTTTATTCCGGATTCCTTTCCCTGTTTACGATGCCTTTTTGAAAACGAGCCGCCACCTGGAACAGCGCCCACCTGCGATACCGCAGGCATTATCTGGCCGGCCGTTGGAACCGTTGTGGGTTATCAGATTGCTGCCGCTTTCAAAATTTTGACCGGGGCAGAACAGCTCCCGGAGATTTTGCAGTTGGATGTATGGGATAACGAGTATCGGACTGTGTCGCTCGAAAAAGCGAAACGGTCGAATTGCGCCACGTGCGGTCTGCGCGAATTTCCATCTCTTGCGCAGAGTTCGGGATTTGACACTTCTCTTTGCGGTAGAGATGCTGTGCAAATTAAGCCCGCGCAAAAGGCGCATTTGGATCTGCAAGAGATCCATGACCGCTGGAGCAGGACAGGTGAATGCATCATGAATCCATTCCTTGTGAAACTGGTTTTGCCGGAAAATGAAATCGTGCTGTTTCCCGATGGACGCGCAATCATTAAAGGAACGGTCGATATTGCGCGTGCCCGCGATCTGTATGCAAAATATGTCGGTTCGTAA
- a CDS encoding ABC transporter ATP-binding protein: MSEPAIVLQNVSKKYGEFPAVKNLNLTIQRGEIFGFVGPNGAGKTTTIRIITGLAYPTQGKLTIHGMSYGRHDLQIKRIMGYIPDRPYLYEKLTGREYMEFIRGIFSINGEPDQVDRYLSVFDLTNWSDELVESYSHGMKQRLAFAGALLHNPEILVVDEPMVGLDPKGIRLIKDLFRELSKKNVAIFISTHNLELAEQVCHNIGIIFEGQLLVSDNIAGLRAKASLPESRLEDIFLRLTTEEIR, encoded by the coding sequence GTGAGTGAGCCCGCGATCGTTCTGCAAAATGTTTCCAAGAAATATGGAGAATTCCCAGCGGTAAAAAATTTGAATCTCACAATTCAACGCGGGGAAATCTTTGGATTTGTGGGGCCCAATGGCGCCGGCAAAACAACAACGATCCGGATAATCACCGGTCTTGCCTATCCCACGCAAGGTAAATTGACAATTCATGGAATGTCCTATGGCCGCCACGATCTGCAAATTAAGAGGATCATGGGATACATCCCGGACCGTCCTTATCTGTACGAAAAACTCACCGGACGCGAATACATGGAGTTCATTCGGGGAATTTTCAGCATCAATGGAGAGCCGGACCAGGTGGATCGCTATTTGTCGGTTTTTGATTTGACCAATTGGTCCGATGAGCTGGTCGAAAGTTACTCTCACGGTATGAAACAGCGCCTTGCTTTTGCCGGCGCTCTGCTTCACAACCCGGAAATTCTGGTCGTGGACGAGCCGATGGTGGGTTTGGATCCAAAAGGGATCAGACTCATTAAAGATCTTTTTCGGGAACTTTCGAAGAAAAATGTTGCTATCTTCATAAGCACTCATAACCTGGAACTGGCCGAACAGGTCTGTCATAACATCGGGATTATTTTTGAAGGGCAGCTGCTCGTGAGCGACAACATTGCCGGACTCCGCGCAAAAGCATCACTACCGGAATCAAGACTGGAAGATATTTTCCTCCGGCTCACCACTGAGGAAATTCGTTGA
- a CDS encoding HAD family hydrolase, translating into MKRAIFLDRDGTLIQEVGYLRMLEDLRFTPRAAEALQTFASLDYLNIVITNQSAVARGLLSPKVLNKIHQKLKTMAKEEDATIHDIFYCPHFPEGRVPPYNIECQCRKPKAGMLEQAVAKHHIDLQHSILIGDKVCDLELGKNAGLRTVLVLTGYGPQTKEEWTEPVECFPNLYEFSKSLAAEERLL; encoded by the coding sequence ATGAAAAGAGCAATTTTCCTGGACCGGGACGGAACACTCATTCAAGAAGTTGGATATCTCCGCATGCTCGAAGATTTGCGGTTCACACCGCGTGCCGCGGAAGCCCTCCAGACGTTTGCAAGCCTCGACTATTTAAACATTGTGATCACGAATCAATCCGCAGTTGCGCGAGGCCTCCTCAGTCCGAAGGTCCTGAACAAAATTCATCAGAAACTCAAGACCATGGCAAAAGAGGAAGATGCCACAATACATGACATCTTCTATTGCCCGCATTTTCCCGAAGGTCGCGTTCCTCCTTATAATATTGAGTGTCAGTGCCGGAAACCGAAAGCGGGGATGCTGGAACAAGCGGTCGCAAAACACCACATTGATTTGCAGCATAGCATTCTGATTGGGGACAAGGTATGCGATCTGGAGCTTGGAAAAAATGCAGGCCTGCGAACGGTGCTGGTTCTTACCGGCTATGGGCCTCAAACGAAAGAGGAGTGGACTGAACCGGTGGAATGTTTTCCGAATCTATACGAGTTTTCAAAGAGTCTTGCTGCTGAAGAGAGATTGCTGTGA